AGCTTCCTTTTGTAGGAATTggatcctctctctctttatttgtGTTTAAAAACATTCATGGCAAGTAATATTGTTCTTAGCCTTTGTTTGGATATCAGTTGATGCTTTAGAATGTTGAAAGACTGAAATGCTTCATGAACTTTGTATCAATGTCTGGAAATATGGAGCTTTTAGATTATTTCGGTTTTCTTCTGTGAAACATTCAGACTGGGCGCCCAGGCTGGGGCAGTTAAAtagttaaaacaaaaataatttaaaaccctaacctttttctttccttttttcttctcagcaCCATGCCACATCAGGCTTCTCTCTCGCTCAGATTCATTACTGGGGTGAATTTACTTCTTCTTGGATGCttgattattttcaaaaattcactCTAATTTTGGGTTGATGAATgttttatataatatgttattgCTGGAAAGTTGGCGATTAATGGTGACAGAAAACATATGTTACATATTGTTAATTGTGATATAAGTTTATCGATTAATCGAAATATATAATCTGGCAGGATTGCCACGAAAAGCATATATTGTTTATATGTATAACACATTTCAATTTTCTAGTGATCACATACATTTCCTGTGACAATATAAACATTCCTACTAAGGTATTAacatttcttatatatatatatatatatatatatatatattacaacaATATATTGTAACACATATGTTGCCTGTGACAATATTTGATCAACAAGATTTTTGGGATAGTGTATGTCGTGCACTATATCACAATTATATTTTCTATGACAAATATTAAACGGCATTTTTTTGCCAACAATTTCACTAGGGCCAAGCGTCGGGCTGACCGAGGCTGGACAAACTTGGATTGGCCAGGCTCGAAGCTCTTGTTGGCAGCCTAAGCCTAACCCGCTTAGTTATCAGGTCTGGCCTGACCGCCAGTTTCATGCTTGTTGAGTATTTGGTTTGATGCTCACCTTGATTTAAGactcttaatatatatatttttaaaaatatcatagaAACCTTTGGCCACACAGTGAGGGAAGGTGAGAGGGAGGGAGCTTATAGCTACGGTGACCAACGGCGGTGAGGCATTGAAGGGTAATTGCGAACTGGTCCGGCACCGGTGATGTTGACGGTGATAACATCACGGGGTCCTTCAGAAAAGCATGGAGCGGTGGAGAAGAGGCTTCGTTGTTGGAAGGGCGAGTGAGTTCGGTGCAGCTTCCTCCCTGTTGACAACCAAAGAACATTGTATTCCTCATGCACAATATAGGCGCATTTCAGTCCTCGTAAATCAGTGATAAAGCCTCATCTAATCCCTCATGTATATGCCAAATCTCTTCTTTTTGAACATCAGAACTAAATAAATGAAGCTCATGGAGATAATCTTTTATCTTCTAATGCATGTCGGATGAATCAAATGATAAGCACTTGGTTATAATTACCTTAAAGAATGAATCTCATAGTTcaattgaagttggtaaatcaTGATAAGCACCTGTTTGATGGTTCCAACATGTGAGATAATTGGATccacagaaagagaaaaaagggagtGCCATGGAACAGTAAAAAACGAGAGGAACTGTGTAATAAGTGAATGACTGCAGAGAATCGGAAACTTCAGGATCTCCAGTTTCATGTAATAGAAACGTGTACAAGTTCTGGAAATCCTAGTTTCACTGAGTCTTTGAACCGTTGCTTTGATTCTTTGATATTTAGAAGCCCATCTGTTTGAATACAGcattttgtaagaaaaacaaGGAGCCAGAATCTCGAGTGGAGAAGATCGAAAGAATGAAAAGACTAGAAATCAGAACTTGATGAAGTTCCTGCAGTATCTCTGCCATGAATCTCCACCGCGTTCTTGATTAACATCAGAAAGCCTACGCTCGCTATGATTCACAGATATTCGAGTTACTGGGCCAGGAAGCAGTCGGGGTCAGGACGATTGGTAAGTAACTCCTGGTTAAGATTCCTTCTGTTCGAACAGAAGCAGAATTGAACCAGACCAGACGAATGTAGATTCCGCGGTTCAGTCAACTTGAACAGAAGGAAGCTCTACATCATGTTCTAAGATCGACCTTATATTCCTGTCCGTTCTCATTTCTGGTCGATGTTCATACTGGTGAACGTTCGTCACCAAGAAGGAAGGAGATAAAATCTCTTTTTAACATTATGACTTGCTTGTCATCTCTTACAGAAATGCATATCACATCACCTGCTGAGTGATTGCATCTCCATGAAACGGGAACAGAAAAGTTTGCTAGCACCTTCTCGATCACTGTCGTTGAAGATTAATCAATTATTCCAGAGAAATTGCAGTACTTAATTTAATAAGCTGCAATTTAGCGCTTACTTTGTTGATGGTCATGAAAACGTCAAAGTTGAGAATTCAGAAAGATGAATTTTTATATGAAAGCAAAGTTGGAAGGTCTATTGTTATAAAGTCAGCCACGTTAATTGCTTCTACTAGATCAAATTTAATattaatgtttaaactttacTTAAGCTTTTTTTGGATCAAAATGCTACTGAGAGTCTTGACTAAGTTATGTACattttgtgtgcgtgtgtggCCATAGTAGTAAATCATGTCTTGCTTTAATTTTACTTCCTCTGTTGTTGCTTTTACAGATCTAAGTGCCTAgatgaatgtaaaacatttaaATTTACAAACTtagaaactgaaaatgaaaatttggatttcgtaagattttcaaaagtaaTGAAACCTTAGCTTGTTTACTTCTAAATTTAATTAAAACATAGATTCATGATTGTTTTGTTCCTGTCCTTCGAATATTTGCATCCATCTATCCAGAAAATTTTACTAAGAAATCTTAGAACATCATAAACTATCCCGGAGAGGCTGACTCGGGGGgcataatttaaatatttttgcctCCCCAGGACCCCAAGTAACTTTAAGGGTCCTTTACGATATCTAAAAAATCGTAACTTCCATTCTTGTTTCTTACTTAGTCTActctttgtttaatttcttcttcaaaatttaaTGTAAGAGAGAGAAGTTGTCAGCATGGGCCTAGCAATAAGTTGTCAGATTTAATctttacaaattatatatatatatatatatatatattatggtttCCTATTGTGGAGTCTAAGTGTAAGAGAGATTATAGTTTATTTAAAAATGCAACTGAGGAGTCGATTCtaagcgagggagagagagagagagattataatTCATAAGGAGGAAAGCGTGGATCCCcatttttagagagagagtcGCGGGTATAAATAGGGCAAGACCTCGTTTACCAGATCTCGTAGCAAAGCAACTTGTAATTTGAGCAGAAAGCTCCCCATTTGCCAGATCCCATCTGCcggagtgagagagagatggcgTCTAACGGGACGAGCAAGGCCTCCGCCCCATCAACGCCAGCGGCCGCGGAGGATTCCGATTCCAGCAAATGGTCCGGTCAGGTGGCCATGATAACGGGGATCACCGGCCAGGACGGCTCCTACCTGACGGAGCTGCTGCTGAGCAAGGGCTACGAGGTGCACGGCCTCATTCGCCGCTGCTCCAACTACAATACGCAGCGCCTCAACCACATCTACATCGACCCCCACAACGCCGACAAAGCCCGCATGCGCCTTCACTACGCCGACCTCACCGACGCCTCCTCCCTCCGCCGCTGGGTAGACACAATCCGCCCTGACGAGGTGTACAACCTCGCCGCCCAGTCCCACGTCGCCGTCTCCTTCGAGAACCCTGACTACACCGCCGATGTCGTCGCCACCGGCGCCCTCCGCCTCCTGGAGGCTGTCCGCGCCCACATCGTCGCCACCGGCCGCTCCGTCCGCTACTACCAGGCTGGATCCTCCGAAATGTTCGGTTCTACTCCTCCTCCACAATCGGAGACCACCCCTTTCCACCCCCGCTCGCCTTATGCTGCCTCCAAGGTCGCCGCCCATTGGTACACCGTCAACTACCGGGAGGCCTACGGTCTTTTCGCCGTCAACGGCATCCTCTTCAACCACGAGAGCCCCCGCCGTGGCGAGAACTTCGTCACCAGGAAGATCACGCGCGCCGTCGGCCGGATCAAGGAAGGTCTCCAGAAGCGTGTGTTCCTCGGCAACCTCAAGGCCTCCCGCGACTGGGGCTTCGCCGGCGATTACGTCGAGGCCATGTGGCTCATGCTTCAGCAGGAACGACCCGACGACTACGTGGTCGCCACGGAAGAGTCGCACACCGTCGAGGAATTCCTGGAGGTCGCGTTTGGCTACGTCGGGCTCAATTGGCGCGACCATGTGGAGATCGACCAGAGGTACTTCCGCCCTGCGGAGGTCGACAACCTCAAGGGCGACGCCAGCAAGGCCCGACGAGAACTTGGGTGGAAGCCCAAAGTTGGATTCGTTGAGCTCGTGAAGAAGATGGTAGACGAAGATTGGGAGCTTGCCAAGAGGGAGAGGGTCCTCGTTGATGCTGGATACATTGACGCCCAGCAGCAGCCGTGATCTCGCCACTGCCGCCCCCAATTCTCTTGGCCTGAATGCTTGCATGTAGGCGTTCCTTGCTCTCTGCATTTCGGACGCGATTTGGGGGCATTACGTTATCTTCTGTTGACAATTCGTAATCGAGGAAGAGAACAAGTTGGTCTAGTTGTTGTTGGATCTTATTGACAGACGTACTTTTTTCGGTTTTCGTTTTGGTTGGTGATGGATAGTTGCACGAGAAAAACAATGGTAATTATTTAGATCTCAGGGAATCTTGAAGTCATCTGGTACGTTGCTGACCGGATCTGATGTTGGGCTTTCCGATTTTCTCTAcattatcttttctcttgaATTGTATTCTTCCTGGTCTAATCTGAACTGGGTTGGAcctgttgttttcttctttctttcttctttctgctcTTGTTGGTAAAGCGTCGGTGGTGGAACTTTCATTTGTCATAGATATCTTCTAGTgaagttttataattttaaattactGAATCGAGGATAGGTTGCTTCTAGTGaagttatataatttttatttactgTATCGAGGATTCTGTCTTGGGGATGATTGGGCAGAAGGAATTGCAGTTTCAGGGGAAATGGGTTTGTGTTACAGAatccttttgttaaaaatatagTTGGAAATAAAATTcgaatttttttcttggttcagGTTGTTCTTGCTGATTTCTCTACATAGCTGCATTCTCTACGTTGTTTGCATCAAGCATGTGGTTTGTGTATTTCAAGATGTGGGTTTCCCAAATTGACTTATCTCTTCCAGGAAAAGCTTGAAAATCAACTCTTATCAGACATACAGATGATACTTGGTCACGATCttcttttaatttaaaatgtgaAGTTCCGATCTGTTCTTCGTCAATCAATTCTTTGTTATTACATTAAATCCATAAATTGTTTATAGTCTCCAATTCTCGGTTGGTTATCAGAGTGACACTTGCTTTTTACTAAatagaagatgcaaaatatctCACATTGTCGAGTTGTAAGCGCGTTGGTCCCCTGCTACTTTACgttttgcttccttttttgATCTtcaagtctctctctccctttgatCTTTATCCGCCTTATTTTGTCCATGTCATTAAAGAAAGGAGGCTACCATTTTTTACGTTTGTATTTCTTCGACTTGAGCTTACTGTAAAACTCACGGCGCTTCGTGCTCAACTTTCGCAAACAGAAACTGGTACCTTCCACTTATGTTCTGTGTCATGTGAAAATCTGATCTGTAAGCGTCCAGTTTAACTTTTGGTTCATAACTCTTGCGCTTTGTTTTACTAACATGACTACCATAGAATTCAGAATTTTCTCTTCCATTAACCGCGTTTCAAACAGCAAGAGTCTAATCGATCTTCAACAGAAGTCTCCTCAGCTTGTTACGATCAATGCTATGGCTATCAATTCACCCAGCAAAATTCTCATTCTCCAATTGCGTTAAAATGAACCCACTCAAGATGGTTGACCTATCTGTTGCATGGTCCTTGGTTCCTGTAATTGAGCCTCCTGCTTCACCTTGAAGAACAGGGAGCCCACATTGAAaagacaacagaaaaaaaatgtgtacgAGATCTGGTATGCATGTATCATAAGTTGTTTTCttagaaaaggagaagaaatgtCATTGAGTAGTTGAGTAAGAAACACAAATGGTGCCGACAATCTCGGccagtaaaaggaaaaaactgtCATTTGAGATTTAGGAGTGACGAATCCACCGTCGAACTGTGAACATTTCCAGTTTACTAAGTCAAATCATAGTATAAaatataagtttaaaaaatacaCCTTGTTTCTAAATAAATGGTCATGATACTATGTTAATTTCAAATCTGGGGGCACGATTATTCCTGTTGAAAGGTTTTCTTAAGCATGGTTGCCGAAGCGATTATTTAAGGCGAAACTtgctttctttcaaaagaatgttTGAGGTCGAAAGTTATGCATTCCTTAATAAGAGGAAGTTTGGGAGAACTACTCATTTGTGAGAACCCagtttctttcatgaaaatctTACAGAAAAATTCTCAAAACGAAAACATAATTAAGTTTGAAATATATTTCATTTCACCGCTTCTTTTATGTATTATCTGGAGTGCAGATGGACAGGAGGTCCTCAAGGCGTGAGATATCTGGGCCAGATGCAGAAGAGAGCATGAGAAGGAGAGCTGGCGTTCAAATATTTGGATTCTTCAAGCTCTGAAGAAGGGCTGCTGGTATTCATACCTGGCTTGTCATGGGCAGCTCCCGACGCTGGATAGACTCCAGAAACATGGGATTTTTCTAGCTAACATGCGTCTTTTTTTGCAGAAAAGCGCAGGAGACTAATAGACACCTTATCATTGAGTGCAGGATCACCAAGGACGTATGGAGGTGGATCAACTCAAACTTTGGATTTGATAGAACACCCCAAAGGAACATTATTTTTTAGTTCAAGAGGTGGATGACTATCCAACGTGAGTGGAGCTGAAATTCCTTGAATTTTCATAGGGACTATGGGTGATATTTTCATGTGTCCTCCACAAACGTTGCCTTCGTTCGGAGGATTAGGCAATAGTTGGAAGGGAAGAGAGAGTGGCATGAAAGCAATACTGTTCTGCAGCATGTTCTTGATCATATGCGAGTGAAGAGTGGAGACACTATAGTGGATGTTGGGCTTTTTGTACAGGATCATATGGATACTTCTAACGATGTTTTTCTGCACTTTGATTGTTGATTATGGTTTGGTTGTTTAGTCTTAGAAGAGTTGAGTCAACTCTTGGTGAATCATACTGTGAAGATTGGTAATTTTGTGTAATAccaatttttcctttcttttgtacaTCATATTTGTGATTAATAAAGGTCGGGGGCCTATCCCCCAGCAAGCTGTTACTGCAACATACTCGATTCCTTGTTGCTgtgctccctccctccctctcatCATTTTGGCTTGTATTCTGCTTTGCTCTTGTAGTGATTTCAGGGGTGTGTGTCTGTCTTGTTTCATACTGCATTGCATCTTCTTCTCCATGATATGCATCTTGGTAACTACGGTATTCAAGTTTGAAACGCGTAACGTGTGGTGCAAAACAAGCTAAACTTGGCAGCTTCACAAGACCAATAGAGCACCCATAAAGCATAGCTATATGATGGGTTATCTTTAGCTTTTGACATCTCAAACAAACCATTTTTGAGGAGAGAAATTTAGCCTTGCTGGTTAACTTACTGTACTTACTGTTAGCTACTCAACAACAAGGTCAAAACATGGTCGCAGGTAAAAGTGTTCAATCAATACCATCATATCTTCCATTCCAGAAGCAGTTTATCTGAGATTGGGAACAGTCAATGCCAACTTGAAGTTGGTTTTTCTCAAACCGTTTGGTCACCCATcaaagatttggatttggatctctcTATCAGGTCGTACATTGGAAACGTGTTTAAATG
This window of the Nymphaea colorata isolate Beijing-Zhang1983 chromosome 2, ASM883128v2, whole genome shotgun sequence genome carries:
- the LOC116249204 gene encoding GDP-mannose 4,6 dehydratase 1; translation: MASNGTSKASAPSTPAAAEDSDSSKWSGQVAMITGITGQDGSYLTELLLSKGYEVHGLIRRCSNYNTQRLNHIYIDPHNADKARMRLHYADLTDASSLRRWVDTIRPDEVYNLAAQSHVAVSFENPDYTADVVATGALRLLEAVRAHIVATGRSVRYYQAGSSEMFGSTPPPQSETTPFHPRSPYAASKVAAHWYTVNYREAYGLFAVNGILFNHESPRRGENFVTRKITRAVGRIKEGLQKRVFLGNLKASRDWGFAGDYVEAMWLMLQQERPDDYVVATEESHTVEEFLEVAFGYVGLNWRDHVEIDQRYFRPAEVDNLKGDASKARRELGWKPKVGFVELVKKMVDEDWELAKRERVLVDAGYIDAQQQP